From Flavobacterium alkalisoli, the proteins below share one genomic window:
- a CDS encoding universal stress protein yields MKRILFPTDFSHAAKAAYVYALRFADSFNAELIILHVYDLPIVDTPPMPEMTKEIFDIVEMNQFESFREELPELHRIAESKGLGHVKMRNVLLYGDLVYNINKVCKDEAADFIIMGTKGASGLKETFIGSTTASVMSNTEVPVLAVPEEAEFHHQIKNIAFTTQYKEKDNDALRQALEISDRFNATVQCLYIKNPDDPSDIDERIAEWKLYYRDENIDFFNIAGDHIEQTILDFIESQHVDMLVMRKHKRNFFERLFHSSLTKKMAYHTKIPLLVFKEQEK; encoded by the coding sequence ATGAAGCGTATTCTTTTTCCTACGGATTTTTCTCATGCCGCAAAAGCAGCTTATGTTTATGCACTGCGCTTTGCCGACAGTTTTAATGCCGAGCTTATTATACTCCATGTTTACGATCTTCCGATTGTAGATACTCCGCCTATGCCGGAAATGACCAAAGAGATTTTTGACATTGTGGAGATGAATCAGTTTGAAAGCTTTAGGGAAGAACTCCCTGAGCTTCATAGAATAGCAGAGAGTAAGGGACTGGGCCATGTAAAAATGAGAAACGTCCTGCTTTACGGAGATCTTGTTTATAACATCAATAAGGTTTGTAAAGATGAAGCAGCCGATTTTATAATAATGGGTACTAAAGGTGCCAGCGGATTAAAAGAAACGTTTATAGGCTCTACTACAGCATCTGTAATGTCTAATACCGAAGTACCTGTATTAGCGGTGCCGGAAGAAGCTGAGTTTCATCATCAGATAAAAAATATAGCCTTTACCACACAGTATAAGGAAAAAGATAACGATGCCCTTAGACAGGCACTTGAAATATCCGACAGGTTTAATGCTACGGTTCAATGCCTATACATTAAAAACCCTGATGATCCATCCGATATAGATGAGCGTATTGCCGAATGGAAACTGTATTACAGGGATGAGAATATTGATTTCTTTAATATAGCGGGAGACCATATAGAGCAGACAATTCTTGATTTTATTGAGAGTCAGCATGTTGATATGCTGGTTATGCGCAAGCACAAAAGAAACTTTTTTGAAAGGCTTTTCCATAGTAGCCTGACTAAAAAAATGGCCTATCATACCAAGATACCTTTGTTGGTTTTTAAGG
- a CDS encoding LVIVD repeat-containing protein, which produces MKINFMRFGALLGAVLLMISCNNDDNTINNNNVQEKIILNTDSSTLNNRIKFDNSGVLDINLPFAGKDNDPVAGSFPLELVAEINPPVYQGLTLKATHVAINGNYAYVSYNMQGEAYAGAIDVIDITNPNVPQLVMQAILPNTDVSSVSYDNGVLYIAGAASIDAYQDLDSPAFVAAMTLSNGLLTTNYAQTTLTGNVGTSVTSSGNKYFAVSGDNGALAQLNKSTHQVEMAIPVSDLRAVAYNSNKVVILSGTQGIKVYNANNLNQQNTFATSQDVADAKRTIDFLGNNSLLVSEGYNGLGVYNMNSGNKTQTVTVPTSVEGVDPSDITTNAVSVNDDKVYIANGGAGLYIYQNGNGNQGLDIMGSINLGSSCNYVISKDKYIFAAMGNGGLKIVHILSNVQTIDCTDFPTYNGSAWLNVNSNQTKEYQGSASIQGANINSNSNLTFCGSLAVSQGLNVNSNGTFYMKGSLAQGQANNPWLSLNVNSNAIFRVEGSVVIYGNLVLNSNSTIEFVGSGSSITIYGNVTKGSNVTITGTYTDTFNKLN; this is translated from the coding sequence ATGAAGATTAATTTTATGCGTTTTGGCGCACTTTTAGGAGCAGTTCTTTTAATGATTTCCTGTAATAATGATGATAACACTATCAACAATAATAATGTTCAGGAAAAAATTATTTTAAATACAGATTCTTCCACATTAAACAATCGAATCAAATTTGACAATTCAGGAGTTTTAGATATTAACCTTCCGTTTGCAGGAAAGGATAATGATCCTGTAGCCGGTAGCTTCCCTTTAGAGCTTGTAGCAGAAATTAATCCTCCTGTATACCAGGGTTTAACGCTTAAAGCTACTCACGTGGCTATTAACGGTAATTATGCTTATGTATCTTATAATATGCAGGGTGAAGCTTATGCAGGTGCAATAGATGTAATAGATATTACAAATCCTAACGTTCCACAGCTTGTTATGCAGGCTATATTGCCTAATACAGATGTAAGCTCGGTAAGTTACGATAACGGAGTATTATATATAGCAGGTGCTGCCAGTATTGATGCATACCAAGATTTAGATTCTCCTGCTTTTGTAGCTGCAATGACACTTTCTAACGGATTATTGACTACAAACTATGCCCAAACTACCCTAACAGGTAATGTAGGGACATCTGTAACTTCATCGGGTAACAAATACTTTGCAGTATCTGGTGATAACGGAGCGCTGGCTCAGCTAAACAAATCTACTCATCAGGTAGAAATGGCTATTCCTGTAAGCGATTTAAGGGCAGTAGCTTATAACAGCAATAAAGTAGTAATCCTTAGCGGTACTCAGGGGATTAAGGTTTATAACGCAAATAATCTTAACCAGCAAAACACATTTGCAACTTCTCAGGATGTTGCAGATGCCAAAAGAACTATCGATTTTCTTGGTAATAACTCATTGTTAGTTTCTGAAGGTTATAACGGACTTGGAGTTTATAACATGAACTCTGGTAATAAAACACAAACGGTTACTGTACCAACATCTGTTGAGGGTGTAGATCCGTCTGACATTACTACTAATGCAGTATCTGTTAATGACGATAAAGTTTATATAGCTAATGGTGGTGCAGGTCTTTACATTTATCAGAACGGTAACGGAAACCAGGGGCTTGACATTATGGGTTCTATAAACCTTGGCAGTTCTTGTAATTATGTTATAAGTAAAGACAAATATATTTTTGCAGCGATGGGTAACGGCGGACTTAAAATAGTTCATATCCTTTCTAATGTACAAACTATAGACTGTACTGACTTTCCTACCTATAATGGTTCTGCATGGTTAAATGTAAACTCTAACCAAACTAAAGAATATCAGGGTTCGGCTTCAATACAGGGAGCTAACATCAATTCTAACTCTAATCTTACCTTCTGTGGTTCGCTTGCAGTTTCTCAGGGGCTTAATGTAAACAGTAACGGTACTTTTTATATGAAAGGTTCTTTGGCACAAGGTCAGGCTAACAACCCTTGGTTATCGCTTAACGTAAACAGTAATGCAATATTTAGGGTAGAAGGTAGCGTGGTTATATATGGTAACCTTGTTTTAAACAGTAATTCTACTATAGAGTTTGTAGGCTCAGGCTCATCAATAACCATATATGGTAATGTTACAAAAGGAAGCAATGTAACAATTACAGGTACTTATACAGATACTTTTAATAAGCTAAACTAG
- the mnmE gene encoding tRNA uridine-5-carboxymethylaminomethyl(34) synthesis GTPase MnmE, with the protein MISQDTIVALATPSGAGAIAIIRLSGNDAITIASKVFRSVSGKDITKQKTHTIHLGHIAEDNRIYDQVLLSVFKGPNSYTGENTVEISCHGSTYIQQQIIQLMLRQGCRMANAGEFTLRAFLNGKLDLSQAEAVADLIASDNEASHQIAMQQMRGGFSNEIAKLRDELLNFASLIELELDFAEEDVEFADRTQFHDLLDRIEFVLKRLIDSFAVGNVIKNGIPVAIVGEPNVGKSTLLNALLNEERAIVSDIAGTTRDTIEDELVINGIGFRFIDTAGIRETQDVVESIGIKKTFEKIEQAQVVIYLVDSSQLATEETQMKRLKIEIEKIKNQFPLKPLVVLGNKADKLTDAQKSEIINEIPELYLLSAKENTGVEELKEKLLSFVNTGALRNNETIVTNTRHYDSLLKALEEIQKVQFGLRSGISADLMAIDIRQALYFFGEITGQVTNDELLGNIFANFCIGK; encoded by the coding sequence ATGATTTCTCAGGATACCATTGTTGCCCTTGCCACACCATCAGGTGCCGGGGCTATTGCCATTATTCGACTTTCAGGAAACGATGCCATAACCATTGCTTCAAAGGTTTTCCGCTCTGTTTCTGGCAAGGATATCACTAAGCAAAAAACACATACCATTCATCTTGGGCATATTGCCGAAGACAACAGGATATACGATCAGGTGCTGCTTTCGGTTTTTAAAGGACCAAATTCTTACACAGGAGAAAATACGGTTGAAATATCATGTCATGGTTCTACCTATATTCAGCAACAGATAATCCAGCTTATGCTTCGTCAGGGATGCCGAATGGCAAATGCCGGAGAATTTACCCTGAGGGCGTTTCTAAATGGTAAATTGGACTTATCTCAAGCTGAGGCTGTGGCCGACCTGATAGCCAGTGATAATGAGGCATCACACCAAATTGCTATGCAGCAGATGCGTGGTGGGTTTTCTAACGAAATTGCCAAACTTAGGGATGAACTTTTAAATTTTGCCTCACTTATTGAGCTTGAACTGGATTTTGCTGAAGAAGATGTTGAATTTGCAGACAGGACACAATTCCATGACCTTTTAGACAGAATAGAATTTGTTCTTAAAAGGCTTATAGACTCTTTTGCTGTAGGTAATGTTATTAAAAACGGTATACCTGTAGCTATAGTAGGTGAACCGAATGTAGGTAAGTCTACACTTTTAAATGCACTACTTAATGAAGAGCGTGCCATAGTATCGGATATTGCAGGGACTACCCGAGATACTATTGAAGATGAACTGGTTATAAATGGTATAGGCTTTCGTTTTATAGATACTGCCGGTATAAGGGAAACACAGGATGTAGTGGAAAGCATTGGTATTAAAAAGACTTTTGAGAAAATAGAACAGGCTCAGGTTGTTATCTATTTAGTAGACAGCTCTCAACTAGCTACTGAAGAAACACAGATGAAACGCCTGAAAATAGAGATCGAAAAAATTAAAAACCAATTCCCTTTAAAACCTCTGGTTGTTTTAGGTAATAAAGCAGACAAACTTACTGATGCCCAAAAATCAGAAATTATAAATGAAATACCTGAACTTTACCTACTTTCTGCAAAAGAAAACACAGGAGTTGAGGAATTGAAAGAAAAACTTTTATCGTTTGTAAATACAGGGGCTCTTCGCAATAACGAAACCATAGTAACTAATACAAGACACTATGATTCGTTATTAAAAGCTTTAGAGGAAATACAAAAAGTACAGTTTGGGCTACGTTCAGGAATTTCGGCAGACCTTATGGCTATAGACATAAGGCAGGCACTTTATTTCTTTGGAGAAATAACAGGTCAGGTCACTAACGATGAACTTTTAGGTAATATTTTTGCTAATTTCTGCATCGGAAAATAG
- a CDS encoding DUF2254 domain-containing protein, which translates to MNIKNQFRILYKRIVGSIAFLPGIIALCFLILSIIMLEIDFSSIGTNLKTNTDWLRLKDASTARSIISTIAAALLSLTVFSFSMVMIVLNQAASQMSNRVLTSMIQNRFQQIVLGCYIGTIVYALTILSTIRDTSNNTSIPSLSIYLLIVLTVIAIFMFIYFLDYVTKTVKYETVIDRVEKKTLTAISGIFETGESEYNVVNSGGIPISVPESGYFQGFNKESLLKAATENDMVVQFRYKRSSFLLKDTVLLEIFTKKPMNKEMMNKVINTVDLYNGQPIDQNADYGCLQLAEIAIKALSPGINDPATAVLSLNALTNVLANRLYCKQPEIYKDNHNTTRIYCPSSGFEEIFHQCILPIWKYGKNDQFIQQAMYKAVMLLKESDVKNVYHNLLDQFLLKINEKIEEESTLNFLS; encoded by the coding sequence ATGAATATCAAAAATCAATTTCGCATCCTATATAAAAGGATAGTTGGTAGTATTGCTTTTTTACCGGGTATAATTGCTCTATGCTTTTTAATACTATCAATTATAATGCTTGAAATAGATTTCTCTTCAATAGGTACAAACCTAAAGACAAATACAGATTGGCTTCGCTTAAAAGATGCCAGTACTGCACGGTCAATAATTTCAACAATAGCTGCTGCACTTCTTTCCCTTACTGTATTTAGCTTTTCTATGGTCATGATAGTACTTAATCAGGCTGCATCGCAAATGAGTAACAGGGTATTAACCAGTATGATTCAAAACCGTTTTCAGCAAATTGTTCTTGGGTGTTACATAGGTACCATTGTATATGCTCTCACCATTTTAAGTACCATACGAGACACAAGCAATAACACTTCTATTCCATCGTTAAGTATATACCTTCTTATTGTTCTTACTGTAATAGCTATTTTCATGTTTATTTACTTTTTAGACTATGTCACAAAAACTGTAAAATATGAGACGGTTATTGATAGAGTAGAAAAAAAAACACTTACCGCTATATCCGGGATATTTGAAACAGGAGAATCAGAATACAATGTAGTAAACTCCGGAGGTATTCCTATAAGTGTTCCGGAGTCGGGTTATTTTCAGGGATTCAACAAAGAGAGTCTTCTTAAAGCAGCTACAGAAAATGATATGGTAGTACAGTTCCGTTATAAACGCAGTAGCTTTCTATTAAAAGACACTGTACTATTAGAGATCTTCACCAAAAAACCCATGAATAAGGAAATGATGAATAAGGTGATAAATACTGTTGATTTATATAACGGACAACCTATAGATCAAAACGCAGACTATGGCTGTTTACAACTTGCAGAAATAGCCATTAAAGCGTTGAGCCCCGGGATAAATGACCCTGCAACCGCTGTTTTGAGCCTTAATGCCCTAACAAATGTTTTAGCAAACCGTTTGTATTGTAAACAACCTGAAATCTATAAAGATAACCACAATACCACCCGTATATATTGCCCTTCTTCCGGTTTTGAAGAAATTTTTCATCAATGTATCTTACCGATATGGAAGTATGGTAAAAACGATCAATTTATACAGCAAGCAATGTATAAGGCTGTAATGCTGCTTAAAGAAAGTGATGTAAAAAATGTATATCATAACCTTTTAGATCAATTTCTACTTAAAATAAATGAAAAAATTGAGGAAGAATCTACTTTAAATTTTCTATCGTAA
- a CDS encoding ankyrin repeat domain-containing protein, whose product MTTLTQALFAASRQGNLPVLQEIFTHNVNLNIRDERGFTPLIIAAYNNQPEAVALLLQAGANPDTTDNGRNTALMGACFKGHVEVAKVLIANGANLDAQHGNGGTALMFAVMFGRNIIADLLLEQGADYTLKDIRGLTALDLALQQGNHSVAEKLLAIAKQTEISK is encoded by the coding sequence ATGACTACTCTTACCCAAGCACTTTTTGCGGCTTCGAGACAGGGAAACCTTCCTGTCCTACAGGAAATTTTTACTCATAATGTAAACTTGAATATCAGGGATGAACGTGGTTTTACCCCCCTGATTATTGCTGCTTACAATAACCAGCCTGAAGCTGTAGCACTGCTGTTACAAGCTGGGGCTAATCCTGACACAACCGATAATGGAAGAAACACAGCATTAATGGGAGCCTGCTTTAAAGGGCATGTGGAAGTAGCTAAAGTACTAATAGCCAATGGAGCTAATCTGGATGCACAACACGGTAATGGTGGAACTGCTTTAATGTTTGCTGTTATGTTCGGACGTAACATTATAGCAGATCTACTCTTAGAACAGGGAGCAGACTATACTCTTAAGGATATACGCGGGCTTACCGCTCTTGATTTGGCCCTGCAGCAAGGTAATCACAGTGTGGCAGAAAAACTATTGGCTATTGCCAAACAAACCGAAATTTCGAAATAA
- a CDS encoding catalase: MKKDNTKNSKTNPEKDAKSQDLERNREYSEGQFITTDQGVKINNDHNTVKAGERGPSLLEDFIMREKITHFDHERIPERIVHARGSGAHGYFEAYGNVSDYTKASFLNDTSVKTPVFVRFSTVAGFRGSTDLARDVRGFAIKFYTQEGNFDMVGNNMPVFFIQDAMKFPDLIHAVKPEPHNEIPQAQSAHDTFWDFISLMPESMHMIMWAMSDRAIPRSLRMMEGFGIHTFRFINKEGKSTFVKFHLKPKLGTHGVVWDEALKISGNDPDFHRRDLYENIEMGNFPEWEFGVQLVPEEDEHKFDFDLLDPTKIIPEEIVPVTPIGRMVLNRNPDNFFAETEQVAFHPGHVVPGIDFTNDPLLQGRLFSYTDTQLSRLGSPNFHEIPINRTIAPMHNNQRDGHMRQEINVGKTHYSPNSLNDNYPIQAKESEGGFVSYYERIEAHKVRERSESFSDHFSQAALFFNSQTSVEQNHIINALRFELSKVETVAIRERMLGLLSQVDKTLAKKVAEGLGLTVPGKPEKPMNKGIGADADQKKHEPKPLNKNYELSDALSMIKNPTVTNTIETRQVAFLCGEGVNEKSLTALKKALESKGASAKIVAPNAGNIKTDTGKEIKADFAFFSSSSVLFDAVYVPSSKNNTALTENNNIIEFINNAYRHCKVIGFDNDLENLIKKTSIGTKPNMKSNDIPGILINNNTSKQFTDEFTDLLGQHRVWEREALITE; the protein is encoded by the coding sequence ATGAAAAAAGATAATACTAAAAATTCAAAAACTAATCCTGAAAAGGATGCCAAATCACAAGATCTTGAACGCAACAGAGAATATAGTGAAGGACAGTTTATAACTACTGATCAGGGTGTTAAAATAAATAATGATCATAATACCGTTAAGGCAGGAGAAAGAGGACCTTCCCTACTAGAAGATTTTATAATGCGTGAAAAAATCACTCATTTTGACCATGAGCGCATACCGGAACGTATTGTTCATGCACGCGGCTCAGGTGCTCATGGTTACTTTGAGGCTTACGGAAATGTAAGCGACTACACCAAAGCTTCCTTTCTTAATGACACTTCTGTAAAGACACCTGTTTTTGTACGTTTTTCTACTGTAGCAGGTTTTAGGGGATCAACCGACCTTGCCCGTGATGTTCGGGGTTTTGCTATTAAATTTTACACTCAGGAAGGTAATTTTGATATGGTAGGCAACAATATGCCTGTATTCTTTATTCAGGATGCCATGAAATTCCCCGATCTTATACACGCTGTAAAACCCGAACCTCATAATGAGATACCACAGGCACAATCTGCCCACGATACTTTTTGGGATTTTATATCACTTATGCCCGAATCCATGCATATGATTATGTGGGCAATGAGTGACCGCGCCATACCACGTAGTTTACGCATGATGGAAGGTTTTGGCATCCATACTTTCCGCTTTATAAACAAAGAAGGAAAATCGACCTTCGTAAAATTTCATCTGAAACCAAAGCTGGGTACACATGGAGTGGTTTGGGATGAAGCCCTGAAAATATCAGGAAATGACCCTGATTTTCACAGGCGTGACCTTTATGAAAATATTGAAATGGGTAATTTCCCTGAATGGGAATTTGGTGTACAATTAGTACCGGAAGAGGATGAGCATAAGTTTGATTTTGACCTTCTTGACCCTACCAAGATTATTCCTGAAGAAATAGTACCCGTAACCCCTATAGGCAGGATGGTACTTAACCGAAATCCTGACAACTTTTTTGCAGAAACCGAACAGGTTGCTTTTCATCCGGGCCATGTAGTACCTGGAATCGACTTTACAAATGATCCTCTGCTACAGGGCAGGCTCTTTTCGTATACCGATACACAACTATCAAGACTGGGTAGTCCCAATTTTCATGAAATACCCATAAACCGGACTATTGCACCTATGCATAACAATCAACGCGACGGACACATGCGACAGGAAATAAATGTTGGTAAAACACATTACAGTCCTAATTCCTTAAATGATAACTATCCTATACAGGCTAAAGAATCGGAAGGAGGGTTTGTAAGTTATTATGAACGTATTGAGGCACATAAGGTTCGTGAAAGAAGTGAAAGTTTTTCCGATCACTTCAGCCAGGCCGCCCTGTTTTTTAATAGTCAGACATCCGTGGAGCAAAACCATATCATCAATGCGCTGCGTTTTGAGCTGAGCAAAGTAGAAACGGTTGCCATACGCGAACGTATGCTGGGTTTATTAAGCCAGGTCGATAAGACCCTGGCAAAAAAAGTAGCGGAGGGATTAGGTCTAACTGTTCCCGGTAAACCTGAAAAACCAATGAATAAAGGTATTGGTGCAGATGCAGATCAAAAAAAGCATGAGCCAAAACCACTAAATAAGAATTATGAGCTGAGTGATGCATTGAGCATGATAAAAAATCCTACTGTTACCAACACAATTGAGACCAGACAGGTAGCCTTTTTGTGCGGAGAGGGTGTAAACGAAAAATCGCTTACAGCACTAAAAAAAGCACTTGAATCAAAAGGTGCCTCAGCAAAAATAGTGGCGCCTAATGCCGGAAATATCAAAACAGATACCGGAAAAGAAATTAAGGCCGATTTTGCCTTTTTCTCTTCCTCTTCAGTATTGTTTGATGCCGTATATGTTCCTTCTTCAAAAAACAATACTGCATTAACAGAAAATAATAATATAATCGAGTTTATTAATAATGCTTACAGACATTGCAAGGTTATAGGTTTCGACAATGATTTGGAGAATCTTATTAAAAAGACCTCCATCGGTACAAAACCAAACATGAAGAGTAATGATATACCCGGTATATTGATCAATAACAATACGTCAAAACAGTTTACTGATGAATTTACAGACCTTTTGGGACAACACCGTGTCTGGGAGCGGGAGGCACTTATAACCGAATAA
- a CDS encoding efflux RND transporter periplasmic adaptor subunit: MKRYSVKNIILLPGLLLLMAGCGKTDKEVTTESKAPVLETFNLQKEILSSSVSIPAELTGFQYVDLYAKVSSYVKELKVDIGSKVKKGQLLIVLEAPEISSQLAAAESQLHSQEAVYTASNSTYNRFLETSKVEGTISKNDLEVALSRKNSDYAKLQAAKAAYKEVQIIQSYLQIRAPFDGVVTARNINTGAYVGPAGKGSELPLLTVQDDKKLRLSVSVPETYAAYLKHGDSISFTVRSLPNQTFKAKIARMSGALDARLRSEKVEMDIENNTLLMPGMVAEVTLPLTSADSTFVVSKSAVVTYSEGTFVVKSINGKAHRIAVKKGRTEGDKVEIYSDSLSTDDKLVKLASEEIREGTALN; the protein is encoded by the coding sequence ATGAAAAGATATTCAGTTAAAAACATCATACTATTACCGGGTTTGCTCTTATTGATGGCAGGCTGCGGAAAAACAGATAAGGAAGTTACGACAGAGTCCAAAGCTCCGGTTTTAGAAACATTTAATCTGCAAAAGGAAATACTTTCTTCAAGTGTTTCTATTCCGGCAGAGCTAACAGGCTTCCAGTATGTAGATCTTTATGCTAAAGTAAGCAGCTATGTAAAAGAACTTAAAGTGGATATAGGAAGCAAAGTGAAAAAAGGACAGCTTCTTATAGTGCTTGAGGCACCTGAGATAAGCTCGCAACTTGCAGCAGCCGAATCGCAATTACACAGTCAGGAAGCGGTGTACACAGCGAGTAATAGTACTTATAATCGTTTTTTAGAGACCAGTAAGGTAGAAGGTACTATTTCTAAAAATGACCTTGAAGTGGCATTGTCACGTAAAAACTCTGACTATGCCAAACTTCAGGCAGCAAAAGCGGCATATAAAGAAGTACAGATAATACAGAGCTATTTACAAATAAGAGCTCCTTTTGATGGTGTGGTAACGGCCCGTAATATTAATACTGGTGCTTATGTAGGACCGGCAGGCAAAGGATCGGAACTACCACTACTAACCGTGCAGGATGATAAAAAACTACGCCTTTCGGTATCTGTCCCTGAGACTTATGCAGCCTATCTTAAGCACGGAGACAGTATAAGCTTTACAGTCAGGTCATTGCCTAATCAAACCTTTAAGGCAAAGATTGCAAGAATGTCCGGAGCGCTTGATGCTAGGCTACGTTCTGAAAAAGTAGAGATGGACATTGAAAACAATACATTGCTAATGCCGGGTATGGTTGCTGAGGTTACATTACCATTAACGTCTGCAGATAGTACGTTTGTGGTTTCTAAGTCGGCTGTTGTAACCTATAGCGAAGGCACTTTTGTGGTAAAGTCTATTAACGGTAAAGCGCATAGAATTGCTGTAAAAAAGGGTAGGACAGAAGGTGATAAAGTAGAGATTTACAGTGATAGCCTTAGTACAGATGATAAACTGGTTAAACTGGCCAGTGAAGAAATAAGAGAAGGAACAGCCTTAAATTAA